In one Cervus canadensis isolate Bull #8, Minnesota chromosome 22, ASM1932006v1, whole genome shotgun sequence genomic region, the following are encoded:
- the LOC122424388 gene encoding translation initiation factor IF-2-like, with protein MRAPPEVPQSRRGRKGRASGRPWPAAAMPAPMRAPLPPAACRQAIRPHRRRAESGPPQPAARVLPGPRRGERGARNLLSACGGRSGPGAHKQAGFRPQRPRRRQLPPGRRIPAPSTNHNTKRAAGRGEGVGDRDAPARDARHCDAVAGAGPRRGRGGAHLRAPARELLQGILAAPRPRRVWAAAGDCLLGIYFACPKMTGKQEWIVGREKAAVLATW; from the exons atGCGGGCGCCTCCCGAGGTGCCGCAATCCCGCCGCGGCCGCAAGGGCAGGGCCTCGGGGCGCCCGTGGCCGGCCGCCGCAATGCCCGCTCCCATGCGGGCCCCGCTGCCGCCCGCTGCCTGCCGCCAGGCCATCAGGCCGCACCGCCGCCGCGCGGAGTCCGGGCCGCCGCAGCCAGCGGCCCGCGTCCTCCCGGGCCCGCGACGCGGGGAGCGCGGAGCGCGCAACTTACTTTCCGCCTGCGGCGGGCGCTCGGGCCCCGGCGCCCA CAAGCAGGCGGGCTTCCGTCCGCAGCGGCCGCGGCGCCGACAACTCCCTCCCGGCCGCCGAATCCCCGCACCCAGCACTAATCATAATACCAAGCGGGCAGCCGGCcgcggggagggggtgggggaccGAGATGCGCCTGCGCGGGACGCGCGTCATTGTGACGCGGTCgccggggcggggccgcggcgagggcggggcggggcgcacCTGCGGGCTCCGGCGCGCGAGCTGCTGCAGGGCATCCTGGCAGCGCCCCGACCCCGGCGAGTCTGGGCTGCGGCTGGCG actgtcTCCTGGGCATCTATTTTGCATGTCCGAAGATGACTGGAAAGCAAGAGTGGATTGTTGGGAG AGAAAAGGCTGCAGTCCTGGCCACATGGTGA